DNA sequence from the Methanofollis formosanus genome:
ATTATGAGAAGGACGTCGGGCGGCAGAAGGTCGACTCGGTGCGGGAGAAACTGGCCGCCTTCAACTCGCAGATCACGGTGCATGCCGTCTCCACGACGATCGACCAGGCGAACGCCGCCGACCTGGTGGGGGACGCCGACCTGATCATCGACGCCCTGGACAACTTCGAGACGAGGTACGTCCTCAACCAGGTCGCCATCGAGAAGGGGATCCCCTTCATCCACGGTGCGATCAGCGGGTTCGACGGGCAGGCGACAGTGCTCATCCCGGGCAAGACCCCGTGTCTCAGATGTATCTTCCCCAAGGCCCCGCCGAAAGTGGTCTTCCCGGCGGTCGGCACGACACCCGGTCTGATCGGGATGATCCAGGCAAACGAGACGATCAAGTATCTGACCGGCACCGGCGAACTCCTTGCCGGGCGCCTGCTCATCCTGGACGGACTGAGAGGGACGACCGACTCGATCGAGATCGTGCGGGACG
Encoded proteins:
- a CDS encoding HesA/MoeB/ThiF family protein codes for the protein MSAGEEDRYARQVMLFGREGQERLDNAHVFIAGAGGLGCPVALYLAAAGIGTITIVDNDFIETTNLNRQVLHYEKDVGRQKVDSVREKLAAFNSQITVHAVSTTIDQANAADLVGDADLIIDALDNFETRYVLNQVAIEKGIPFIHGAISGFDGQATVLIPGKTPCLRCIFPKAPPKVVFPAVGTTPGLIGMIQANETIKYLTGTGELLAGRLLILDGLRGTTDSIEIVRDEACTACRETK